A single window of Vigna unguiculata cultivar IT97K-499-35 chromosome 1, ASM411807v1, whole genome shotgun sequence DNA harbors:
- the LOC114174559 gene encoding syntaxin-22-like, translated as MSFQDIQGGPHPPSRRNQSPAQAVAAGIFQINTSVATFRRLVDAVGTVKDTPEHRQKLHNTRQRILQQVKDTSAKLKSLSESDRGANSNASQKIKDAKLARDFQTTLQEFQKVQQLASERESAYTPASASSTLPISSGSGEESTGIDVESQPFIREQKRQEILLLDNEISFNEAMIGEREQGIREVEEQIGQANEIFKDLAVLVHDQGVVIDDIQSNIDASAGATTQARVQLAKASKSVKSRTSWCWWVLVIVVVVLVILLIVLIL; from the exons ATGAGTTTTCAAGACATCCAAGGTGGACCCCACCCTCCATCTCGCCGGAACCAGTCACCGGCGCAGGCCGTTGCCGCCGGAATATTCCAGATCAACACTTCCGTTGCCACTTTCCGGCGACTCGTCGATGCCGTCGGAACCGTTAAAGACACTCCCGAACACCGTCAGAAGCT GCACAATACGAGGCAGAGGATTTTGCAACAGGTGAAGGATACTTCAGCTAAGCTCAAATCCTTGAGTGAATCTGATCGTGGTGCTAATTCCAAT GCTAGTCAGAAAATTAAAGATGCCAAGCTTGCTAGAGATTTTCAAACGACATTGCAAGAGTTTCAGAAAGTACAACAGCTTGCTTCTGAGCGAGAATCTGCTTACACCCCTGCCTCCGCCTCTTCTACTTTACCAATAAG CTCTGGCTCTGGTGAAGAATCGACTGGAATAGATGTCGAAAGTCAACCTTTTATTAGAGAACAGAAGAG GCAAGAGATACTTCTATTGGATAATGAAATATCATTCAACGAGGCCATGATTGGTGAAAGAGAACAGGGAATTAGAGAGGTAGAAGAGCAAATTGGACAAGCAAATGAAATATTCAAGGACCTTGCTGTTCTTGTTCATGATCAGGGAGTTGTTATTG ATGACATTCAATCAAATATTGATGCTTCTGCTGGTGCAACAACCCAAGCTAGGGTCCAGCTAGCCAAGGCTTCCAAAAGTGTGAAATCCAGAACCTCATGG TGTTGGTGGGTGCTTgtaattgttgttgttgtgctGGTCATATTACTTATTGTCCTCATTCTTTAG